From the genome of Candidatus Competibacteraceae bacterium:
GATGCAGCGCACCGATATTGCCGATCTGGCCGAACGACCATTCGACACCCTGTCCGGCGGGGAGCGGGCGCGGGTGATGCTGGCGCGGGTGCTGGCGGTGGAAGCGCCGCTGGTGCTGGCCGATGAACCGGTGGCGTCCCTGGACCCGTATCACCAATTGCGGGTCATGGAGCTGCTGCGCGACTACGCCGACAGCGGCGCGGCGCTGGTCGTGGTGCTGCACGATCTGACCCTGGCGGCGCGGTTCTGCGACGAGCTGCTATTGTTGCGCGAAGGCTCGCTGGTGGCTCGCGGGTCGGCGGACGGGGTGTTGTCGGCCGCGCATCTGGCCGAGGCGTATCGGGTGACCGCGCTGCGTGGCGAGCACGAAGACCAGCGCTACGTATTGCCGTGGCGACGGCTGGCGGCGGAGGAGAGCGGTGAGGCATAGCTCGTCGCCCGGCCGGGCGGATTCGGCGCGGCTGGCGATTGCCGCGCTACTGGCGGTGCTGTTGCATCTGGCCCTGGCCCAGGTTCCAATTGCCTGGCGTGCGCCCACCGCGCCGCTGGCCTCGCCGATCCAGATCAGCCTGCTGCCACCACCGGCCGCGCCACCCGCCGCCGTGCCGGGACCCCTTGCGTCCGGTCCCGTCACGCCCATGCCAGAAGTCGCCCCGGTCGCCGAAACCGCGCCAGTCGCCGAAACCGCGCCAGTCAAACCGGAATCCAGGCCGGAGCCACCGGAGCCGCGCCGTCCGGTAGTCACGGCGAAGGTCGCCAAACCCCGCGAACCCGTCCGTCCAGTAGCCAGACCGAAGCCGGTCAAGCCGAAACCGGTCAAGTCGAAGCCGGTCAAGCCGAAACCGGTCAAGCCGAAGCCGGTCAGGCCCAAACCCAAGCCGGTCGATTCGAAGCCGCTCAAACCCACCGAACCAGGCACGGAGCCACCGGTTCGCCTCGCCGCCACCCATCCGTCATCGACACCATCCTCGCCGATTGCTAGCGATGGCGGATCGGAAAAAAGGCCAGTGGGTGGTGGCGCAACCACGTCCAGGAAAGGAAGCGGTGTTCCGGCTTCGACCGAGGTCAAGCTGCGACCGCTGCCGGGCAACCCCCAGCCACGCTATCCGTCGCTGGCCCGTCGCCGCGGCGAGGAAGGCCAAGTATTGCTGCGGTTGACGGTGAATGCCGCCGGTCGGGTCGATGCGGTGAGCGTCGCGCGCAGCAGCGGTTACGAATTGTTGGATCAGGCGGCGCAACGGACGGTGGCGCGCTGGCGGTTCCAGCCACCGCGAGAAGAACGGATGGTGGCGCGGATTCCGATTACCTTCCGCTTGCGGGATTGAGATCGGGCTGCTTGCCCCGATCCACGGCGGCGGGTAGGGTAAGCGCAAATCAGCGGCGAGAGCGAGCCATGCACGAATTGGAACAGTTACTCAAGATCATGGTCCGGCTGCGCGATCCGGAACAGGGTTGTCCCTGGGACCGCGAGCAGACCTATGCCAGCATCGTCCCCCATACCATCGAGGAAGCTTACGAAGTCGCCGACGCCATCGCCCGCGAGGACTGGGCGGAACTGCGCGACGAACTGGGCGACCTGCTGTTTCAGGTGGTGTTCTACGCCCAGATCGCCCGCGAGGAAGGGCGTTTCGATTTCCGCGACGTGGCGCGTGGCATCGCCGACAAGATGACCCGCCGTCACCCGCACGTCTTCGGCGACGAGCGCTATGCCGACGCCGCCGAGCAAACCGCCGCCTGGGAGCGGATCAAGGCCGCCGAAAAAGCCGTGCCGCCGACCGGCGCGCTGGATGGCGTTCCGCTGGCGCTGCCGGCCCTGACTCGGGCGGTCAAGCTGCAAAAGAAGGCCGCCAAGGTCGGCTTCGACTGGGGTGCATTGGAACCGGTGCTGGCCAAGATCGCGGAAGAGATCGGCGAAATCCGCCACGAAATCGCCAGCGACGCCGCGCCGGAACGGCTGGCCGACGAACTGGGCGACGTGCTGTTCGCGGTCGCCAATCTGGCCCGCCACCTTCATCTCGATCCCGAGGCGGCCTTGCGTGGCACCAACGCCAAGTTCGAGCGCCGATTTCGGCAAGTCGAAAGCGGGTTGCTGGAGACGGGCCGGACTCCGGCGGAATCGACGCTGGCGGAGATGGATGGGTTGTGGGAACGCGCCAAGCTTGAAGAGAAGCGGTAGCGGTTCCCCGGTTCAAGCTGGAGATGGGTTTGATTTGTTGCCTGGTTAAACAGCTTACAAAGAAGGTAACTCTTCACACCCCTCCCGGTAATGGCTAACTTCCCCTCGGGGAGTAGGTATGGAAAACTAGAGTCCAGCCCCACGATCAACCACCATGCACCTCAGCCCACATAGCCTGCGCCAATGAGACCACGCCTACCTGGATTCGCTGGGGAGGCCGAGGTGCGTGCGCTGTCGGGCAAGCTGCTGGACGATTTGAAGGAGGCGCTGGACCGGTTGAATCAGGGACCGGACAACAGTTCGCGGCCGCCGAGCAGTCGGGCGCCGTGGGACCGACCGGGTGACGGGCCGGAATCGGATGCCGCCGATGCGGCGGACGAGGGACCCGAGTCGGCACCGGCAGACGCGAAGCCGGTGCCGGCGGAACCGCCGTCGGCCGAGGCGAAACCGGCGGACGCGAAACCCGCCCGTAAACCGGGTAAGCAGCCGGGGGCGCCGGGGATCGGCCGGACTCAGGTGTTCCAGGCGAATGCCGAACAGGCCCATTACCCCGACACCTGCGCCGGTTGTGGCCGGCCGCTGGACCCAGTGGGTGCGGTGGCCTACACCGGGTTTCAGGCGGTCGACCTGCACTGGGGCGATCCGGCGCGGCCGGGGTTGACGCTGTGGGTCGTGGACCATCGCTATGACGAAGCCCCCTGCGCCTGTGGCCATCGGACCCGGGCGGTGGCCGGCCAGGGCGTGGTGGACCCACTGCTGGCGGGGATTGAACTCAGCGAATGGCGGCTGGTGGGGCCGGGGTTGGCGGCGCTGATCGTGGCACTGGCTTTCCGGTTCCGGCTGTCGCGGGCGCGGATTCGCGAATTCCTGGACGAGTGGCTGGGCCTGAAGCTCAGTACCGGCACGATCCATCGGACGCTCCACGAAGCCGGCGCGGCCGTGGCGCCGGCGGAAGACGAACTCGTCCAGGCGGTTCTGGACAGCCATCTGCTGCACGCCGACGAAACCTCCTGGCCCGAACACGGCCGGCCGCTGTGGCTGTGGGTGTTTGTCGCGGCGACCGCGACCCTGTACTACGTGGCCGGGCGCGGCAAGGAGCGGGTCGAGAACGTGCTGGACGGCTTTAGCGGCTGGCTGATGAGCGATGGCTGGATGGCCTACCGCAACCACCCGCGCCGGTTACGCTGTTGGGCACACCTGATTCGCAAGGCGCGGGGCTTGGCCGAGAGTGGCGACCGCGAGGCCCGTGTCTTTGGCCGGTTCGTGCTGGAGACCTTGGAGGCGCTGATGGCGGCGGTCTACGCGGCCCGCGAAGGTCCGCCGCCGGTCGCGCCGCCGACCCAACACATGATGGTACTGGCCGCGTTGCGCGCGGCCTGCGAACGGCGCCAGGGTCACGCCCACGCCAAAACCCACGCCTTGGCGGTGGAGTTGCTCAACGACTGGGAAGCCATCTTCCAGGTGCTGAGTCATCCCGAACTGCCACTGACCAACAATGTAGCAGAGCGGGCACTACGCCATTGGGTGATCGCGCGCAAGATCAGTCACGGTACCCGCACCCCGGTGGGTTCGCGGGTCTTCGCTCTGCTCGCCAGCGTCATCGATACCTGTCGCCAGCGTGGCCACTCCCCTTGGCGCACTCTCGAACGCGCCATCGCCGACCGCCGCGCCGGATTGCCTCTTGCCCCCTTGCCCCGGTAGAGGGGGGAGAACGGCTACCAAAGAAGATGGTTCTTATTCAGCGATTCCCGGTCTCTTTCCTAGTCTTTGATTAATAATGGTTTTTTCTCGAAAATTTATCAGTGTTTAATAAAAAATATATTTATAAATCAGTTAGATGAGCAAAAGAGACCGGGAATCGCTGGTTCTTATTCCAACGGGCGTAACCAGTCGAGCGCGGGGTAGCGCGCCGGGGTGGAAAGGGGCGGTGGGTCCCTTGCCCGGTTGACCCGGAGGTGGGTAGATTGATGTCACCCAACAAGCAATCACCCGAGGAACCCACCGATGTCGATGATGTGGCCGTTGACGACCGAAGGCAAGGGGTTGGACCTGTCGGCGCACTTGGCGGTGCTGACCGGGTTCGTGTACGACGCCGCCCGCGACGGCTTGCCGGCGCACGAACTGGAGCACGGCCTGTGGTCGCGCCTGTTGCGACTGGGTCATGAGATGCAAGCGCAGTATTTTGCCTTGGTGGGCGACGGGGATTGCGGCAAAACCCTGACGCTGGCCGACGGGCGAGTGGTCAAGCGCTTGCCCAAACCCCATGGCCGACCCTATCGGTCGATCTTTGGCGACTTCACTCTGGTGCGGGTGGTCTACGGCACGCGGGAAGGCCAGGCGATCGAGGCGGCGCCGCTGGATGCCCGGCTGGGGTTGCCCGAGGGCCCGTTTTCCTATCTCTTGCAGGACTGGGATCAAGCGCTGGCGGTGGAGAATCCCTACGGTCAGGTCAACACGGTGCTGGCGCGCATCCTGGGTCTGAAACAGTCGGTGGCCAGCCTGGAGGCGATGACCCGGACCCTGGCCGGGGCGGTGGCCGGTCATGAAGCGGCCCGACCGCCGCCGGCCCCGGCGACGGGCCAGCAGCTCGTGGTGCTGAGCGCCGATGGCAAGGGGGTCCCGAT
Proteins encoded in this window:
- a CDS encoding ABC transporter ATP-binding protein; its protein translation is MTLLEAERISVDLGGRTVVKQVSLRAAAGQLLALIGPNGAGKTTLLAALAGLRRFRGGVRLQGRPLATLGRRERARALAYLPQGHIAHWPLTVRRLVELGRLPHLAPWRPPAAADRLAVEEAMQRTDIADLAERPFDTLSGGERARVMLARVLAVEAPLVLADEPVASLDPYHQLRVMELLRDYADSGAALVVVLHDLTLAARFCDELLLLREGSLVARGSADGVLSAAHLAEAYRVTALRGEHEDQRYVLPWRRLAAEESGEA
- a CDS encoding energy transducer TonB — protein: MRHSSSPGRADSARLAIAALLAVLLHLALAQVPIAWRAPTAPLASPIQISLLPPPAAPPAAVPGPLASGPVTPMPEVAPVAETAPVAETAPVKPESRPEPPEPRRPVVTAKVAKPREPVRPVARPKPVKPKPVKSKPVKPKPVKPKPVRPKPKPVDSKPLKPTEPGTEPPVRLAATHPSSTPSSPIASDGGSEKRPVGGGATTSRKGSGVPASTEVKLRPLPGNPQPRYPSLARRRGEEGQVLLRLTVNAAGRVDAVSVARSSGYELLDQAAQRTVARWRFQPPREERMVARIPITFRLRD
- the mazG gene encoding nucleoside triphosphate pyrophosphohydrolase codes for the protein MHELEQLLKIMVRLRDPEQGCPWDREQTYASIVPHTIEEAYEVADAIAREDWAELRDELGDLLFQVVFYAQIAREEGRFDFRDVARGIADKMTRRHPHVFGDERYADAAEQTAAWERIKAAEKAVPPTGALDGVPLALPALTRAVKLQKKAAKVGFDWGALEPVLAKIAEEIGEIRHEIASDAAPERLADELGDVLFAVANLARHLHLDPEAALRGTNAKFERRFRQVESGLLETGRTPAESTLAEMDGLWERAKLEEKR
- a CDS encoding IS66 family transposase — translated: MPAEPPSAEAKPADAKPARKPGKQPGAPGIGRTQVFQANAEQAHYPDTCAGCGRPLDPVGAVAYTGFQAVDLHWGDPARPGLTLWVVDHRYDEAPCACGHRTRAVAGQGVVDPLLAGIELSEWRLVGPGLAALIVALAFRFRLSRARIREFLDEWLGLKLSTGTIHRTLHEAGAAVAPAEDELVQAVLDSHLLHADETSWPEHGRPLWLWVFVAATATLYYVAGRGKERVENVLDGFSGWLMSDGWMAYRNHPRRLRCWAHLIRKARGLAESGDREARVFGRFVLETLEALMAAVYAAREGPPPVAPPTQHMMVLAALRAACERRQGHAHAKTHALAVELLNDWEAIFQVLSHPELPLTNNVAERALRHWVIARKISHGTRTPVGSRVFALLASVIDTCRQRGHSPWRTLERAIADRRAGLPLAPLPR